In Prunus dulcis chromosome 2, ALMONDv2, whole genome shotgun sequence, a single genomic region encodes these proteins:
- the LOC117618690 gene encoding GDP-Man:Man(3)GlcNAc(2)-PP-Dol alpha-1,2-mannosyltransferase, with product MAYQFVIWGLITALSALILRFSLQIFTARNNRKRAVAFFHPYTNDGGGGERVLWCAVKAIQDENPSLHCLVYTGDHDASPLSLTVRALDRFGVKLLHPPKVVHLNKRKWIEEAAYPRLTMIGQSLGSVYLAWEALTKFTPTYYIDTSGYAFTYPLARLFGCRVICYTHYPTISCDMLSRVRQRSSMYNNDDFIAQSNWLSSCKVIYYNIFSRMYGIVGSCAHLAMVNSSWTQSHIEKLWNIPERTKRVYPPCDTSGLQVLSLERPVEPAKIISVAQFRPEKAHGLQLEAFAAAIGKLDAHLPRPKLQFVGSCRNKSDEERLQSLKDKAIELKVDGDVEFHKNVLYRDLVQLLAGAIAGIHSMTDEHFGISVVEYMAAGAIPIAHNSAGPKMDIVLPEDGQQTGFLARTVEEYADAILSIIKMPETERLKMAAAARKRADRYSEQRFYEDFKAAVSPILTQA from the exons ATGGCTTACCAATTCGTGATTTGGGGTCTGATCACAGCTCTCTCAGCCTTGATCCTCAGATTCTCTCTCCAAATATTCACCGCCAGAAACAACAGAAAACGAGCGGTGGCCTTCTTCCACCCCTACACCAACGACGGCGGCGGCGGCGAGAGAGTCCTCTGGTGCGCCGTCAAAGCCATCCAGGACGAAAACCCCTCCCTCCACTGCCTCGTCTACACCGGCGACCATGACGCCTCCCCTCTCTCCTTGACCGTGCGCGCCCTCGACCGCTTTGGGGTCAAACTCCTTCACCCACCTaag GTGGTGCATTTGAACAAGAGGAAGTGGATCGAGGAAGCCGCGTACCCACGCTTGACCATGATTGGGCAGAGCCTTGGCTCTGTCTACCTCGCATGGGAGGCCTTGACCAAGTTTACTCCTACTTACTATATCGACACCAGTGGCTACGCCTTTACGTATCCCCTTGCCAGGCTGTTTGGATGCAGAGTTATCTGCTACACCCATTACCCTACAATCAGCTGCGACATGCTCTCTCGTGTTCGTCAGCGGAGCTCCATGTACAACAATGACGACTTTATTGCTCAGAG CAATTGGTTATCCAGCTGCAAAGTCATCTACTACAATATATTTAGCCGGATGTATGGGATTGTAGGCTCTTGTGCCCATCTTGCTATGGTTAATTCTTCCTGGACTCAGTCCCATATCGAAAAGCTCTGGAACATCCCGGAACGGACTAAGCGTGTCTACCCTCCGTGTGATACTTCTGGACTTCAG GTGCTTTCTTTGGAGAGGCCAGTGGAACCGGCGAAAATTATATCTGTTGCACAGTTTCGGCCAGAGAAG GCACATGGCCTCCAACTTGAGGCCTTTGCAGCTGCCATAGGGAAATTAGATGCACATTTGCCCAGACCTAAGCTTCAGTTTGTGGGTAGCTGTCGGAATAAGTCGGATGAGGAAAGATTACAAAGTTTGAAAGATAAAGCAATTGAATTGAAAGTGGACGGGGATGTGGAATTTCATAAAAATGTCTTGTATAG GGACTTGGTGCAACTTTTGGCAGGAGCCATTGCAGGAATCCATTCAATGACTGATGAGCACTTTGGAATAAGTGTTGTGGAGTATATGGCTGCAGGAGCCATCCCAATTG CACATAATTCTGCTGGCCCAAAAATGGACATTGTCTTACCTGAAGATGGACAGCAAACAGGATTTCTTGCCCGCACCGTGGAGGAATATGCAGATGCCATCCTCAGTATCATAAAAATGCCAGAAACAGAGAGGCTCAAGATGGCTGCAGCTGCAAGGAAACGGGCTGACAGATATTCTGAGCAAAGATTCTATGAAGATTTCAAAGCTGCCGTCTCTCCAATACTTACCCAGGCTTAG
- the LOC117618928 gene encoding uncharacterized protein LOC117618928, with amino-acid sequence MAVSFYSAVGFNSMLKAKYQSMSQFSAGACIPTATQFTSSFGTFRPKRDISKKRWGLCLSVADSNRLTTETDDKASGNTASSPSDDRLPIVNSSSLGSSANDSQFQTSVLDQSGTQTSEPSNGSSVSSSQERDAPVSRNVQSKSKRLPLTARERLRAAKVLRRYNTETKPTKKSDRGKNVLDALRDSERGKKRSGLPEAPTNIFDDSKRGMPKQGLTWDFPGGADLFLIIFSFVFISTVMFATTYVVWKLGAIHFNEN; translated from the exons ATGGCTGTTTCATTCTACTCGGCCGTTGGCTTCAATTCTATG TTAAAAGCCAAGTACCAGAGCATGTCACAATTTTCTGCTGGAGCTTGTATACCTACGGCTACCCAATTCACATCTTCATTTGGAACATTTAGGCCAAAGAGGGATATAAGCAAGAAAAGATGGGGCTTATGTCTTTCAGTTGCTGATAGCAATCGTCTTACCACGGAGACCGATGATAAGGCTTCTGGAAATACTGCGAGTTCTCCTTCTGATGACCGATTACCAATTGTGAATTCTTCATCTTTGGGTTCTTCTGCCAACGACAGTCAGTTCCAAACTAGTGTCCTAGATCAGTCAGGGACTCAAACCTCTGAGCCTTCCAATGGGTCTTCAGTTTCCTCAAGCCAGGAGCGGGACGCACCTGTGTCACGTAATGTGCAATCTAAATCAAAAAGATTGCCGCTAACAGCTAGGGAGAGACTGAGGGCAGCCAAGGTTCTCAGGCGTTATAACACTGAAACAAAGCCAACTAAAAAATCAGATAGGGGCAAGAATGTATTAGATGCTCTCAGAGACAGTGAACGTGGGAAGAAAAGATCCGGACTTCCAGAGGCCCCTACAAACATTTTTGACGACAGCAAGCGAGGGATGCCAAAGCAGGGCCTAACTTGGGATTTTCCAGGGGGTGCTGATTTGTTTCTAATTATCTTCTCATTTGTATTTATCAGCACGGTCATGTTTGCTACAACTTACGTTGTTTGGAAACTTGGTGCCATCCATTTCAATGAAAACTAA